TATTAACTATCTAGCTTCTCGTTTATCTCATTTATAGAATCATTGAGCTTAAAAAATAAAATAAGCATTTCACAATATATTCGCACAGATAAAGGACCAACTACTAATATCATTAGTCCCATAAAGACTGTCATTCCTCCACCATAAGGACTAGAAAAGCCTGAAATCATAGTTCCTAAACCAACTAAAATTGAAACAACTACTCCTATCCAAAAAATAGCCTGGATAATAATTGGGGAAATCATTTTCTTAAACTTTAAATACTCATTCACAGTTAAAACCTCCAATATAATATTTTAGTATGTTAATTCTTTAATTAAATTCTATATTTCAACAGAAAAACCTTTAATTTTTAGAATAAAAAGATAATATTGGTTAAAAAATATAGAAATAAGAGATTATAAACTATATAGCTATATTCTTTAGCAAAAACTTAATTCAAAATAATAAATATTATGAGTTAATAAATTTAAATTAAATAGCAATATCCTAAGACCATTTAATTACTCCGCAAGCTAATCTCTTTCCAGCATCACCTGCTGGTTGAGTACGATAATCATCAGGGTTCTGATGAATAATAACAGAACGACCTACTACACCCTTCACTCTAAATCCATTACTGAACAGATTCATTTTAGCATAGCCATCATTAGAAAATAATACGGGAAGATCTCCAGCATGGTTGCCATGAGACTGATTGTCAGGGTTATAATGTCCACCAGCGGCCTGGAAAGGATTATTAGGATCTCCTATCTCACAATTACCAAATTCATGGATATGGAATCCATGAGGACCAATAGGATCTTCACCATCCATAGCAGATTGATAAGGAGGAAGTCCTTTCACTTCTACCGAAACCTTAGTACCTCCTAATACTGGAATAAAATAGACTATTCCTCTTATATTCGGAGCTAAAGGACCACCTTTGATTTTAGCACAGGCTATTCTTCTAAAAGGATTAGATAAACTTACCATAGATATTCACTCCTCTTTCTTATATAATAACAAATGTCACTTGAACACTTTATAGATATTATATTAACCTTAGCTAGAATTGTGCTTAAGCTAAAATTAATATTTGATTTTTTCTTGACAGCTAAAGAGATTTTAGTTATAATACTAATTGTTGTTGCAAAAATAATAATTTTAAAATCATGGACCTGTAGCTCAGTTGGTCAGAGCAATCGGCTCATAACCGATTGGCCGGAGGTTCGAATCCTCCCAGGTCCACCATTAATTTAATTATCCAAAAAACTGCCCTTGATAGGCAGATTTTTTATTTTTTGTAAGAAAAATTATAATTTATATAGTTCTTATAGTAATTTATTAGAATGAGATTGCGACACTTTTCTCCCTCTATATTTCATGATATTTTTAATATATCTATTTCTATCTACTTTTAACTAAGTATTTGTTTTATATGTTCATTTTTTCAATGATGAAAAAACGAACCAAAAAAATCACTTTGAAAAACGCTTTCTTTATATTATTAATTTTGCAAACTGTTTAGATAAATTATATTTAATTGTTAGTAATTCGCTCTAAAGAAAGTCCGCTTACTTTTCAAGATTTATAAAAACAAATTATCAAATAATTGCGTTATTATTTTATCTTTTAGTTCTTTTAGGAAAGAAAGCGGTATAGTTAATAAAACTAAATTTTAATAACTACTCTATAATGGTTAATTAATCTGATATTACTAATTAAGCACAAGCGTTTTCCACATTATTTTAAATGATTTTTTGGTTACTTTTTTATCTATGGAAAAAAGGTAACCCGCCCTTAGGCGGAACCTAAAAGTTTTGTTTGCTTTTAAAAAGTAAAAATGTCTCTTTATATCTATTAAGCAATACTTTCTTTCTACTATTACTACAAAAAATTATTAAACTGAGGAATTAACTCCTCAGTTTAACATATAAACATCTATTTATTAGCACAAAGATTATAATCTGCTTTTATATAATTTTGAGCCAAATAACGAGCCCTATTTATTTGATCATAATTCTCCTCTAATAATCTTAGTAAATCTATGTCTATAGCATTCTTTTTAGCCATGGAATTTAGGATCATTAAGACCTTATTCTTGTCCATACCCTCTCTATAAGGACGATCTTCACTAAGTGCTGTAAAGATATCCGCAACTGCTAAAATTCTACTTCCAACAGATAATCTATCTCCGTGATGTTTAAAAGGATAGCCATTACCATCTAGTCGTTCATGATGAAAAGATGCCCATTCTTTAATCTCCTCTAATCCTTCTATAGAGTCTAAGGCATGGTAAGTATAAAAAGTATGGCTCTTAATAATGTTCATCTCATCATTAGTCAACTTACCTGGTTTTTCTAATATTTCAGTGGGAACAGCTAATTTTCCTAAATCATGTAAGTACCCAGCTATCTCTAATTTTATACTTTTAATTTTAGACCATCCTAATAAATTTGATATCTCTTTCGCCGTTACAGCAACACCTTTAGAATGGGTTGCTGTAAAGTTACTTCTAAAATCTATGATTCTACTATAAAATTTACTCAAATCCAATAGATCACTTAATTTCAAATTTAATTTCCAAACTTTAAATACTCTCCTAAGTTCTTTTTGGATTATACCTGTATTTATAACTGAAAACCAGAAATCTTCTTTTGCTGATAACTCCTCAAAAACATCAATTAAATCTGGATTAAGCATATTACCAGAATATTTTTTTACAATTCTTAATATATCATCTCTCTGCGATAATATATTAATGTTATTATTAATTAAAATTGCCACTCTATCTGCTAAATGAAGCAGATGGCTCAATATAGGCACATTTTTACCCTTAGATTTAACTCCTTGACCATAATTCCATTCCAAATGATGATACTTAATTATAGGCGCCAACTCAGAAAAAGGTTCAAAAGTGTTTACTAAATAAGCCCCTGCCTCAGCATGTTCAAATATATTATTAGATTCAAAATTTAAAGTTTTTAATCTGCTTTTTATGGAAAAAGCACCAATATCATGGATAGATGCTGCTAATACTAATTTCTTCTTTTCCTCTTCTTCTAGCTCTAACTCTTGAGCAATTCGGAAACTTATATAAGCTACTTGTTCATGATGATTATTTAAGTTTGAATTTACCATATCTGTAATATTGGAAATACTAAATAACAAATCATATAAGGAAAGATTAATTTCATCTGACATTTTATTTATTTCTATCACTTTACCCAACTCCAAACTAACCTCTTTTTCATTATTCTGCTACAGTATAGCAGCTTAAAACTAAAGATACTGCACCATATATATATCACTAAAATAACTTATAATAGTTAAAATTTGATATTACTATAAGGTTTAATAATTATATTAGCTTATTAAAATCAGTTATGACAATCCATTAAATTTATCCCTTAATCTTTTACTATTAAGATGAACCATCAATATAGTTCCTATAATTAGTGCTATATTAAAATAATTTTTATAATTTTCACTTATGTATAATGATACAATAAAAATTAAAGCTATTATTGCAACTTTAAAAAATATCTTCTTTATAGATATTTTATTCTCTCCTTTATCAACCAATCTATTTAAATATAAATTAAGTAAAATTGAAGGAATCCAAACTAAAAATAACAGAATTACTAACAAAATATTAATAGAAATCTTGACCACCTCCAAATAATATATATTTAGTAGTACAATTATACTCTTTCTTAATTTCACAAACAATTCTTAGCCAACCTTTTGTATCTTCTATAAAGTAAATTCTTAGTTTCAAAGGAAGTTTTATGCCAAGTCGATTCGGTAGTACCAGGATCAACATTCCATATAAAATAGGAGATAGTAGTTATCTCCCTCTGAAACTTAGTCCCAAGGGATAACCTAAAGAACAGACCCTAGAACGAACCCAGAATCATAGTGTTCGATAAGATCTATTATTACTTACATAATATCAGAATTTAATACTTTTTTCATCTTAATTATCTAAAGATCAAATATATATAAATTGCAATATAAAATGCACGGTTTTTTATTTACTCAATACCTCATAAATTTTAAGCTGCCTTTAACTGTTCTTCAAATATATAATTTGCATTCTTAAACCCAAACATTTTTCGTGGATAATTATTTATCCATCGCTCAATTCTTTTAACTTCATTTCTGCTAATATTCTTAAAGCTACTTCCTTTTGGTAAAAACCTTCTAATCATTTTATTTAAATTCTCATTACTACCTCTTTGCCAAGAACAATAAGCATCAGCATAATATTGACTAGTTCTTGAGATATCACTTCCTGTAAAGGAAGTTTCTATCCCTTCATAATCATAGAATTCTTTACCATTATCTGTAGTTATAGTTTTAAATAAGTCTCTAAATTTTCTAACTCCTATTCTTCTTTCTACGCGATCTAATCCTTTTATTACAGATTCTTGAGTCTTATTAGGTATTAGTTCTATTATTTCTTTGCGACTATATCTCTCTGTTAAAACTAATAAAAAGGGCTCATCTTTACCTTTCCTACCCTCTACTAAGTCCATTTCCCAATGACCTATTTCTGACCTTTTATCAGCTTCCTTAGGCCTATCTGATATCTTTCTTCCCTCTTTTCTCCTTTTTGTTGATTCTTTTTCTTTCTGTTTAGATTTATTAGTCTTTTTATATCTACCATAAACCAAATCTTCTCTATCTATAAACAGAATGCCTTTATCTATATAATTATATATCGTCTTCCAATGTATTTTAATTTCAAACCCATCATCCTCTTTAATCATCTCTGCAATTACCTCTGGAGAATAATTTCCTTTTATTTTTTCTTCTATGAATTCAGCTAATTGATGATCTTTTCCTATTTTAATCTTAGCTCCTTTAGCAGTCGCATTGTTATCATATAAGTTTTGAGCTATATCAGCATCGTATTCTATTCTTTTAGTGTAATCTGAATTTAATAATACAAGCTTTCCCCTTTCAATTTCTCGACTTATTGTCGTCCTATGCCTCCCTAACTCTCTTGCTATTGCTGTCTTCGATTTGTTTTGTATATTATATAAATGTTCTATTATCTTTCTCTCTTCCCACTTTAAATGTTTTCCTTTTCTACTTTTTGTGTTATAATTATTTTGGCACATATTTAATACCTCCAATGTTTGCTTTGGTCAGTTAACATTATATATGAGGTATTAATGTGTGTCATTTTTTATTTTTTGAACTATCCGTGCATTTAATTATACAATGCACCAAAGATCAAATATAATCTACATAACCTTAACTAAAACTTCTTATTTTAACAACCACAACTTCTATTAAAATTCCATAATAATATCTAATTGCTTGGGATTTCTTATTTGAAGCTACTTTTATCTCTTCTCACCTTTTCTTCTATTTCACATATAATATTCTAATGATAATAAGAAAGGTGGTGAAATTTATGTATCATGAACCATATTATCTAAACACCGATAATGATGCTAAAGCCTATATTCGTATTCTCCATGCTGCACCACAAGCACCTGCTGTAGATGTATATGCTAACAATAATTTAATTGCTCAAAATTTAAGTTATAGAAACTTTACCGATTACATTTCAGTTATGCCTGGCAGATACAATATTAAGGTTTATCCGGCAGGTAAAAAGAGAAATCCAGTTATAGATACTTCAGTAAATATAATAGAAAATACAATTTCTACTGTAGCTGCTATTGGTCAATCTCCTAATCTCAGTTTACTTCCTATTGAAGAACCTCGTATTCCAATAAGACCTAATAGAGCCTATGTTAGAGCAGCTCATTTATCTCCCAATGCACCTAGTGTGAATGTAACTCAAGAAAATAATGTGATCCTCTTTAGAGATATTGGCTATAAAGAAGTGACCGATTATATATCTCTAAGACCTGGTACTTATACCTTTGAAGTAAAACCTACTGGTAGTGATCAAACTGTATTATATGTCCCTAATGCAAGGTTAACAGGTAATAGATTCTATACTCTTTATATTATTGGTCTGGTTGGTGAAACTCCACCATTACAAATGTTAATTCCTCTTGACGGGAACTCCTATTTAAGATTTTGATTTATACTTAATTTAATAAGACTTAAAATGAGAGTTAATGGGTATAAAGAGACACTTTTAGGTGCTAGGTTATAGGTTATAGGTTATAGGGGTTAGTAAGGTCTTCCTACTTCCCACTTCCTAACGCCTAACTCCGAAACTGTCGCTTTATCTTTCTATAGTATTACTTTGATTTTAATGACAAATTCAAAAAATACATAAAGGCTCGAAACTAAGCTTAGTTTCGAGCCTTTATATAGAGTCTACTCCTCTAGATAAGCACCTACAATTTCACCAAAATAAAGTGTATGATAATCTTTTTGAGGATACCATTTTTGATCATATTGATCATTCAAGTTATCAGGATCCATTATCTGCTTAAACTTAATCTTACATTCATAGTGTAGATCACACCCTTTTATGATTGGAGTATCTACTTCTTGACCTGGCTGAATTGATAGCTTACATTCGCTAAACTTATCATAATCTCTACCTGACTTAGTTCCACAAAACTTTAATTCCTCCTTAAATTTACCTTTAAAAGGAATACTTACTGTAAATTCATCACTGTTCTCTATTAATTTATATGTATAACGTGAATCTCTAACCATCACCATAAAAACTGATGTACCCCAGATATAAGCAATACTTCCCCAGCCAATGGTCATAGTGTTTACTTCATCTCCAGATTTAACCGTTAAGAAAGCACCTTTACTTAAAGCTTGAGTAGCCTCTTTAATATATTCATCATAAGCAATCTCCTTCAATCCTATACCTCCCTAAATAATATTATATCTTTTACCTATTTATATTATTTATAACAAAGAGATTATGATTTAATCTCAGATAACATTTTACCTCCAACACCAACATTCTCAGCTGAGTTCTCTTTAATTAAGATAGAAAAAGAACTCTCTGGAATAGCTGTAATCTCACTAGCTGTTTTAGTGAATTCAGATATTAACTTAGCTTTTTGTTCCTTAGTTAATTTTGGGCCTTCCATAGTGATAATTGGCATATTAAATCATCCTTTCTTGTTGATTATATGATTACTTTTATTATATCAATTCATTTCTAATTATTAAAATTTAATATTAAAAAACTTTATTTTAATTAAATTCAACAACAAAGCTCAACTCAGTAAAAACACTCGTCTATATTATATCTAAATACAATATCAAAAATAACAAGAATAATCCTATCAATAATACCACTGTAGAAATTTAGACTTAGTATTTATTATAAAATATAATTCTGCTTATCCAAAGTTAATGATTAAATATATTATAATTGATTATAAATATTATAAAGAATATTTCATATAACGGTTGAAGTAAACTTTAGAACATTAATCTTAAACCACACAAGCTTAATTGATTAATAAAACATTTATAAAATACAAGTTATATAAAAGTTAACTTTTAAAGTATAATCTAATTTAATTATGGGCTTATTTAAAATTAGAATTAAATCTCAAAAAAACACCACTGTTACTTTATTAGTAACAGTGGCATTTTTTAAATTATTATTTATTTTCTATATAAGTATGGGCAATATCAGCAGATTGATCACTAATATGTTCTAACTTCTCTAGAGTTTCTAAGTAAATAATAGCTGCTCCTGGTACACAACTACCTTTACTAAGTCTTTTCATATGTTCTTCTCTATATTGTAATTGTAAATCATCAACATATTGTTCAGACTTAATTAACTCTGTTGCAAATGAAAGATTTTCTACATCTACCAATCTATATGTCTTTTCTAATATCTCTAATATAATATCAAAGATATTTTCTACACTATCTTGGGCATCTTTAGAAAATTCATTTTTACTATCTGAAAGTTCAATTAGCAATTTAGCTAATGAGTCAGCATCATCAGCAACACTTTCTATAGCATCAATTATAATAAAATACATATCGATCATTTTAATATCTTCTTCTGATAATCCCGCTTGAGGTATCTTAGTCAAGAAGACTAATAATTCTTCCTCTAACTCATTAATAATTTCTTCTTTCTTCTGAATAGATTTAATCAAGTCTTTATTTTCAGTTCTAAATGCCTCTTTTGCATCACTAACCATATCAGAAGAAATTTCTAGCATTCTTGCAACTTCATGCTTGAGTTGTTGTGCAGCAACACTAGGAGTTTCTAGCATTCTCTCATCAAGATAACTCAAACCACGTTTAATATCCTCATCTTCACCTGGTACAATATAATTTACTAACTTAACTATAAATGGTACAAAAGGTAACCAAATAAGAGCATTAATAATATTAAATGCAGAATGAGTATTAGCTATCATTCGAACCGAGTTAACTTCATGTCCTGCACTTAAAGCTCTATTAGTAAAGAAATCCTGTAGAACACCTGTAAAGTTTGGAATAATATATAAAACTGTTAAGAAAACTAAAGAACCAATTACATTAAATACGGTATGGGCTGCAGCAGCACGCTTAGCATTTCGATTAGTTCCAATACTTGATAATATAGCAGTAATAGTTGTACCTATATTATCTCCTAAAAGAATTGGTACAGCAGCATGATAGTCAATTACACCGACAGATAATAAACTAATTAAGATACCAATACTAGCGCTACTACTTTGTACCATTACTGTCATAATAGTACCCACTAATACTCCTAAAATAGGAGATTTACCAAAAGTTCTCATAGCATGCACAAAAGCTTCAGAATCCCTTAATGGCTTCATTGTATCCTTCATAATTGTCATCCCTAAGAACAAAATACCAAAACCTAATAGAACTTGTCCTAAATGTTTAGTTCTATCCTTTTTACTAAATAAATATAAAACAGAACCAATAGCAATTGCATGTAATGAATAATGACTTAATTTAAAAGAAATTAATTGAGCAGTAATCGTTGTTCCTATATTAGCACCTATTATTACTCCTATAGATTGTTTTAAAGTCATTAACCCTGCATTAACAAAACCTACTACCATTACTGTAGTTGCACTACTACTTTGAATTATAGCAGTTACACCAGTTCCTACTAATACCCCAGCCACACGATTAGTAGTTAACATCTCTATTAATCTCTTTAACTTACTACCAGCAGACTTTTGTAAGCCATCTCCCATCTGCTTCATTCCATAAATAAAAAGCCCCAAACCACCTAACAAAGAAAATATCATTTCTAAAGACAAGCAAAATCTCCCCTTCCCAAGTATAAAATCAAAAATAAAAAAGTCCCAAACATACTTATTTTTCGACAAAAAATGACGAATTCCTCTTAAATTAATAAAATTTATAATTGAAATATATGTAAATCTCATTAAATCTAATTAACTATAAATTTTAAAAATCATAGAAAAATTTAAAATAAATAATACATTCTTATAAAGCCATACAATTAATATTATATCATTTTTTTAATTTTGGTCAAGCTAATAACAGTTTATTAATCTTATCAAAAATAATAAAAACCTATATTATCATTTTCAAATGACAATATAGGCAAATTAAAAGCTATTCTGTTATATCTATAATTGAATCGTAAAGTATATCTAACATCTCTACTAACTCATCTTTTCTACTACATAAGGGAGGCATAAAAACAACAACATTGCCTAAAGGTCGAATAATCATTCCCTTTTCTCTTGCTGCCATACAGACTTTAACTCCTATTCTTTCCTCCCATGAATACTCTTCTTTGCTCACTTTATTCTTAACTAGCTCTATTCCTATCATCAACCCTTGTTGGCGAATATCACCGACATGACTTAGTTTCTTAAAAGATTCTAATTTCTCTTTAACCAACTCAACCTTATCTTGCATCTCTTCAATGATCTCTTCTTCTTCAAATAACTTTATATTGGCTAAAGAAACTGCTGCAGCTAATGGATTTCCTGTAAAAGAATGTCCATGAAAGAAGGTCTTCTGACTTACATAGTCATCATAAAAAGCATTATAAATCTCATCAGTAGTTAAAGTAGCTGAAATAGGTAAGTACCCACCACTAATACCTTTAGCTACTGTCATAATATCTGGACTAACCTCTTCATGTTCACAAGCAAACATCTTCCCAGTTCTACCAAATCCTACAGCCACTTCATCAGCAATCATTAGTACATTATATTTATCACATAATTCCCTAACTTTAGCAAGATAACCTTCTGGAGCTGTAATCATTCCTCCAGCACCTTGAACCAATGGCTCTATCACTAAAGCTGCTATCTCTTTATGTTGCTTTTTTATCATCTTTTCTAATTCTTTAATACAGCTGAAGTTACATTTGTCTTTCTCCTCTTCAAAAGAACACCGATAACAATAAGGCGAAGGAGCTTTAAGACTATCAAATAACAATGGTCTGTAAATTTGATGGAAAAGATCAACTCCTCCAACACTAACAGAACCAACTGTATCACCATGATAAGCATTCTTTAAGGTAATAAACTTATTCTTAGCTCCATAATTTCCATCTATTTGTTGCCAATATTGAAAAGCCATCTTCAAAGCAATCTCTACTGCCGTTGACCCACTATCTGAATAAAAGACCTTATTCAATCCGCTAGGAGTAATTTCTACTAATTTCTCTGCTAATTCTGTTGCTGGCACACTAGCTAAACCTAGCATAGTAGTATGAGCAACTCTATCTAACTGCTCTTTAATAGCTTCATTTAGCTCTTTCTTCTGATGTCCGTGAACATTTAGCCAAATAGATGAAACCCCATCATAATATTCATTTCCTTCAGTGTCATAGAGTTTAACTCCTTCTCCATACTCTATAATTAATTGATCATTCTCTACCCACTCTTTCATCTGAGTAAAAGGTTGCCAAACATACTTTTTATTCTTCTCTAGTAACGATAATTCTTCTGTCATCTTTTTCCTCCCTATTATATATATACAAATAATATTTCTATATTGCCATCATAAATATCTTTAAAGATTTATAATAAAACAATTTTTGGCCACTAATCACACAACTCTTCATGAATTAGTTCAAAAGAGCTTTAAAATTTATGGTTATATTTAATACTTGATGAATTTGTATTAATATAGACAAACAACTCTAAAAAGAGGTTTAAAACCTTATTTTGACCACTATTATACACGAATGGACACTAATAAAAGATTAAAAACTTTTGAACATTTATTTTTCTTATTCGTGGGTATTCACCCCAAGAGTACTTCCTCAGAAAATAAAAATCAATTCTTCGGGTTTGAAAACACAACCCTTCGCGGGATTTTAATTTCTAAGGTCCTTCTTCAGGGCGCGTGACCATTCGTGGTTTCAAAATTTTGAGTTTACTTTTATTTCACTTTGGGATTAAACATCTATATCTAAATAAATTTTTGAACTTTTATTTTTAAGATCTTTTTTATCTATGTTAATCCGTTGTTATCAATTTTTAGCATTATATATTTTTTCAATTATCAATTGTAAATTGTACATTGTCAATTATCTTTTCCATATTAACATGATCCTCAAAAATCTTAGCCAAATCTAACTTTTTAGAACTGCTATTCAAATCTTCTATGTAAGGAATTATCCCTAAAATCTCTACATCTGCTAATTCAGCAATCACCTGTGGATTTGTCTCTTCTGCAATTCCGGCTTCCTCTTCCTTGAATCCATTAATGATCACACCCAATACTTCAATTCCTAATTGTCTAGCTAATTTTACCGTTAAGACTGTGTGATTAATTGTCCCCAAATTGGGTCTAGCTACAATAATTAATGGTAGATCCAACTTCTTGATTAAATCAGGTATCAAAAAATCTTTAGTTAAAGGAACCATCAAACCACCTGCTCCTTCAACAATTAATCCTCGATGTATAGTTAATAATTCTTCATAAGCTCTATCTACCTTAGTCAAATCAATTTCTATTCCTTCAACCTCAGCAGCTACACTTGGAGCCAAAGGCTCTCTTAAGCGAATTGGATTCATCAAATCATAATCTGTATCTAAATCTACAAAAGGTAATACATATTCAAGGTCTGGCGATAATATTTCACCATCCTTCTCAATAAAATCAGTTTGAAATGGCTTCATTAAGCCAATATCATGACCTCTTTCCCTCAAAGCAGCCAATAATCCAGCTGTAACAACTGTCTTACCTACATCAGTATCTGTTCCTGTAATAAAAAGTCCTCTACTCATTGTTAACCTCCTTATAAAAGATAAATTTAAAATTTGCTCACATATTACTTATATAGACACAGCATGTTTACTTAGGAAAGTAAGTGATATATTGAGCAACAACAAATTAAAATAAATACTTACTACTTACTCCCCTAATCCTAAATCTTTAATCATCTGTAAATCTTCTGCTGTTTCTCTTCCTTCAGTAGTTAAATAGTTCCCAATTAATAAACCATTAACACCAGATAAAAGACTTAGTGATTGTAAATCCCGT
Above is a window of Orenia marismortui DSM 5156 DNA encoding:
- a CDS encoding DUF4282 domain-containing protein: MNEYLKFKKMISPIIIQAIFWIGVVVSILVGLGTMISGFSSPYGGGMTVFMGLMILVVGPLSVRIYCEMLILFFKLNDSINEINEKLDS
- a CDS encoding superoxide dismutase family protein, translated to MVSLSNPFRRIACAKIKGGPLAPNIRGIVYFIPVLGGTKVSVEVKGLPPYQSAMDGEDPIGPHGFHIHEFGNCEIGDPNNPFQAAGGHYNPDNQSHGNHAGDLPVLFSNDGYAKMNLFSNGFRVKGVVGRSVIIHQNPDDYRTQPAGDAGKRLACGVIKWS
- a CDS encoding HD-GYP domain-containing protein — encoded protein: MIEINKMSDEINLSLYDLLFSISNITDMVNSNLNNHHEQVAYISFRIAQELELEEEEKKKLVLAASIHDIGAFSIKSRLKTLNFESNNIFEHAEAGAYLVNTFEPFSELAPIIKYHHLEWNYGQGVKSKGKNVPILSHLLHLADRVAILINNNINILSQRDDILRIVKKYSGNMLNPDLIDVFEELSAKEDFWFSVINTGIIQKELRRVFKVWKLNLKLSDLLDLSKFYSRIIDFRSNFTATHSKGVAVTAKEISNLLGWSKIKSIKLEIAGYLHDLGKLAVPTEILEKPGKLTNDEMNIIKSHTFYTYHALDSIEGLEEIKEWASFHHERLDGNGYPFKHHGDRLSVGSRILAVADIFTALSEDRPYREGMDKNKVLMILNSMAKKNAIDIDLLRLLEENYDQINRARYLAQNYIKADYNLCANK
- a CDS encoding IS30 family transposase yields the protein MCQNNYNTKSRKGKHLKWEERKIIEHLYNIQNKSKTAIARELGRHRTTISREIERGKLVLLNSDYTKRIEYDADIAQNLYDNNATAKGAKIKIGKDHQLAEFIEEKIKGNYSPEVIAEMIKEDDGFEIKIHWKTIYNYIDKGILFIDREDLVYGRYKKTNKSKQKEKESTKRRKEGRKISDRPKEADKRSEIGHWEMDLVEGRKGKDEPFLLVLTERYSRKEIIELIPNKTQESVIKGLDRVERRIGVRKFRDLFKTITTDNGKEFYDYEGIETSFTGSDISRTSQYYADAYCSWQRGSNENLNKMIRRFLPKGSSFKNISRNEVKRIERWINNYPRKMFGFKNANYIFEEQLKAA
- a CDS encoding DUF4397 domain-containing protein — encoded protein: MYHEPYYLNTDNDAKAYIRILHAAPQAPAVDVYANNNLIAQNLSYRNFTDYISVMPGRYNIKVYPAGKKRNPVIDTSVNIIENTISTVAAIGQSPNLSLLPIEEPRIPIRPNRAYVRAAHLSPNAPSVNVTQENNVILFRDIGYKEVTDYISLRPGTYTFEVKPTGSDQTVLYVPNARLTGNRFYTLYIIGLVGETPPLQMLIPLDGNSYLRF
- a CDS encoding flavin reductase family protein; protein product: MKEIAYDEYIKEATQALSKGAFLTVKSGDEVNTMTIGWGSIAYIWGTSVFMVMVRDSRYTYKLIENSDEFTVSIPFKGKFKEELKFCGTKSGRDYDKFSECKLSIQPGQEVDTPIIKGCDLHYECKIKFKQIMDPDNLNDQYDQKWYPQKDYHTLYFGEIVGAYLEE
- the dmpI gene encoding 4-oxalocrotonate tautomerase DmpI codes for the protein MPIITMEGPKLTKEQKAKLISEFTKTASEITAIPESSFSILIKENSAENVGVGGKMLSEIKS
- a CDS encoding Na/Pi cotransporter family protein, with the translated sequence MSLEMIFSLLGGLGLFIYGMKQMGDGLQKSAGSKLKRLIEMLTTNRVAGVLVGTGVTAIIQSSSATTVMVVGFVNAGLMTLKQSIGVIIGANIGTTITAQLISFKLSHYSLHAIAIGSVLYLFSKKDRTKHLGQVLLGFGILFLGMTIMKDTMKPLRDSEAFVHAMRTFGKSPILGVLVGTIMTVMVQSSSASIGILISLLSVGVIDYHAAVPILLGDNIGTTITAILSSIGTNRNAKRAAAAHTVFNVIGSLVFLTVLYIIPNFTGVLQDFFTNRALSAGHEVNSVRMIANTHSAFNIINALIWLPFVPFIVKLVNYIVPGEDEDIKRGLSYLDERMLETPSVAAQQLKHEVARMLEISSDMVSDAKEAFRTENKDLIKSIQKKEEIINELEEELLVFLTKIPQAGLSEEDIKMIDMYFIIIDAIESVADDADSLAKLLIELSDSKNEFSKDAQDSVENIFDIILEILEKTYRLVDVENLSFATELIKSEQYVDDLQLQYREEHMKRLSKGSCVPGAAIIYLETLEKLEHISDQSADIAHTYIENK
- the bioA gene encoding adenosylmethionine--8-amino-7-oxononanoate transaminase, coding for MTEELSLLEKNKKYVWQPFTQMKEWVENDQLIIEYGEGVKLYDTEGNEYYDGVSSIWLNVHGHQKKELNEAIKEQLDRVAHTTMLGLASVPATELAEKLVEITPSGLNKVFYSDSGSTAVEIALKMAFQYWQQIDGNYGAKNKFITLKNAYHGDTVGSVSVGGVDLFHQIYRPLLFDSLKAPSPYCYRCSFEEEKDKCNFSCIKELEKMIKKQHKEIAALVIEPLVQGAGGMITAPEGYLAKVRELCDKYNVLMIADEVAVGFGRTGKMFACEHEEVSPDIMTVAKGISGGYLPISATLTTDEIYNAFYDDYVSQKTFFHGHSFTGNPLAAAVSLANIKLFEEEEIIEEMQDKVELVKEKLESFKKLSHVGDIRQQGLMIGIELVKNKVSKEEYSWEERIGVKVCMAAREKGMIIRPLGNVVVFMPPLCSRKDELVEMLDILYDSIIDITE
- the bioD gene encoding dethiobiotin synthase encodes the protein MSRGLFITGTDTDVGKTVVTAGLLAALRERGHDIGLMKPFQTDFIEKDGEILSPDLEYVLPFVDLDTDYDLMNPIRLREPLAPSVAAEVEGIEIDLTKVDRAYEELLTIHRGLIVEGAGGLMVPLTKDFLIPDLIKKLDLPLIIVARPNLGTINHTVLTVKLARQLGIEVLGVIINGFKEEEAGIAEETNPQVIAELADVEILGIIPYIEDLNSSSKKLDLAKIFEDHVNMEKIIDNVQFTIDN